From Anaerotignum faecicola:
TCCGTCTCTTTTTTATGCAATCTGCCTATTTCGCAAGAAAAGCCCTGCCGCAGACCTTCCATGCGACAGAGCCATTCTATTTTCAGCCATTCTGTTTTCAGCCCTTTATTGCCTTCAATTTCAAAATTTCATCCAGAATCTTATGTGCAACCTCAGCCTTGCTCAGAAGCTCCAGCTGAATTTCCTCCTCCTTGGAAATCATCGTTACCACATTCGTATCCGTACCGAAACCACTGCCTGCAATCTTAAGGTTATTGGCAACCACCATATCAATATTCTTCTTATCCAGCTTCACGCGGGAATTTTCCAGCATATTCTGGGTTTCCATGGAGAAGCCGCAGTAGAACTGACCTTCTCTGCGATGCTCGCCCAGATATTTCAGAATATCCTGTGTTCTGTCCAATTCGATGGACATTTCGCCGTCCTTTTTCTTTGTTTTTTCATCACTGTAGCTTTTGGGCTTATAATCCGCAACCGCCGCCGCCTTGATGATGATATCATTATCCAGAAAACGAGACTTCATTGCCTCAAACATATCCCCTGCGCTCTTTACCTGCACATAATCCACAAACATAGGGGGCTCCAGATTTGTCACACCGCTGACAAGTGTTACCTCCGCGCCGCGCAGCATTGCCGCCTTCGCCAGCTCATAGCCCATTTTTCCTGTGGAGTGGTTTGTAATATAACGCACAGGGTCTACGCTTTCCTGTGTCGGCCCTGCGGTGACAATCACCTTCATGCCGGCAAGGTCTTTTTCATGCGCGATTTCACGCAGGATATGCCCCACCAGAACGTCCTCGGAGGGCATTTTTCCATCCCCGATATCCCGACAGGCAAGCAGTCCCTTTTCGGGCGCAATCACTGTAAAGCCATAGCCCTCCAGCTTTTTCAGATTATCCTGCAAAATGGGGTTATGATACATATTGGTATTCATGGCAGGCGCAACGATTTTTTGACAGGTGCAGGCCATAGCCGTTGTGGTCAGCATATCATCCGCAATGCCGTTTGCCAGCTTGCCAATCACATTTGCGGAAGCAGGCGCAACCAGAAGCACATCCGCCTTTTTCGCGATGGAAATATGCGCCACATGGAACTGGAAATTGCGGTCGAAGGTATCTACCATACATTTATTGCCGGTCAGTGTTTCAAAGGTAACAGGCGTAATAAACTGGCAGGCATTTTCCGTCATGATCACATGCACATCCGCATGCAGCTTCACGAGCATGCTTGCCACATTTGCCATTTTATACGCAGCGATGCTGCCTGTTACACCCAGAACAACAGTTTTCCCTTTTAACATGATGATTCTCCTTTATTCGGTTATACTGAAATTTATCGTGATTTTTCACGATAGGTATTGACAATAGTATAACAAAGGATAATCCATTCGTACAGGTTTTTTCAGAAAAAATCCATAAATTTCTCACTTCCCGAAGTCCAGATAGGTCACACCCTCAAGGGGAATCAGCACCTGCAGACCTGCCCTATCTGCACGGCTGCCAACCACATAAACCGTATACGCTTTGCCGCCCTTGAGGTTCACTTTGGGATGCTCCACAAGGATTTTGCCTGTGTCAGTCTCGCGCAGCTTGAGATTATGACTGCCGGGAGCCGTGGTGAGGTAGCGGCTGATTTCCTCATAGCGC
This genomic window contains:
- the coaBC gene encoding bifunctional phosphopantothenoylcysteine decarboxylase/phosphopantothenate--cysteine ligase CoaBC, giving the protein MLKGKTVVLGVTGSIAAYKMANVASMLVKLHADVHVIMTENACQFITPVTFETLTGNKCMVDTFDRNFQFHVAHISIAKKADVLLVAPASANVIGKLANGIADDMLTTTAMACTCQKIVAPAMNTNMYHNPILQDNLKKLEGYGFTVIAPEKGLLACRDIGDGKMPSEDVLVGHILREIAHEKDLAGMKVIVTAGPTQESVDPVRYITNHSTGKMGYELAKAAMLRGAEVTLVSGVTNLEPPMFVDYVQVKSAGDMFEAMKSRFLDNDIIIKAAAVADYKPKSYSDEKTKKKDGEMSIELDRTQDILKYLGEHRREGQFYCGFSMETQNMLENSRVKLDKKNIDMVVANNLKIAGSGFGTDTNVVTMISKEEEIQLELLSKAEVAHKILDEILKLKAIKG